AACATTCGCCATGGCCCGGCGCCGTCCGCTACGCACAAATAAAATGCGGGCATGCCTCTGGCATTGTGCGTGGGGATGTGAGTGATATGGAACGACAAGACGCAAGCTTGCCGTGACATGAGCCCTGCCCCCGACCTCCAGACCGTCGTCAGCGACATCGCCGACGAAATGCGCCAGCGGCGCGACCGCGGACAAGTCGCGACCTACATCCCGGAATTGGCGCGGGTCGACGCGCAGGCCTTCGGCCTCGTCGTCATCGACAATGACGGCAACGTTGCTGCGGGTGGCGACAGCGACACTCCATTCTCGATCCAGAGCATCTCCAAGGTCTTCACCCTGACGCTCGCGCTCGGCCGGATCGGTGACCGCCTCTGGCGGCGCGTCGGCCGCGAACCCTCCGGCAGTCCGTTCAACTCGATCGTGCAGCTCGAACGCGAGCGCGGCATCCCGCGCAACCCCTTCATCAATGCGGGGGCCATCGCCGTCACCGATGCGATCGTCTCGGGCCACCAGCCACGCGAGGCGCTGGGCGACATCCTGCGTTTCATGCAATTCATCGCCGACGATCCGTCGATCATGATCGACGACGCGGTCGCTGCCTCGGAGCAGCGCACCGGCTTTCGCAACGTCGCACTCGCCAATTATATGAAATCGTTCGATGTGCTCGACAATCCGGTCGATTTCACGCTCGGCGTCTATTTTCATCATTGCGCGATTGCGATGTCATGCCGGCAGCTCGCTACGGCCGGACGTTTTCTGGCCCATCTCGGACGCAATCCCGCGACCGGTCACCTTGTCGTTCAGCCGGAGCGTGCGCGCCGCATCAACGCGATCATGCTGACATGCGGTCACTATGACGGCTCGGGCGAATTCGCCTATCGCGTCGGCCTTCCCGGCAAGAGCGGTGTCGGCGGCGGTATTCTCGCCATCGCGCCGGGCAAGGCATCGATCGCGGTGTGGTCGCCAGGGCTCGATGACAATGGCAATTCACATCTCGGGCGCATCGCCCTTGAGGCGCTGACCAAGCGTATGGGCTGGTCGATCTTCGGCGCGTAAACACTCATGCCGTCATCTGAAGGCCGATGATGCCGGCGACAACGACACAGATGAAAAACAGCCGGATCGCTGTCGCCGGTTCGGAGAATAGCAGGATGCCGGCGATGACCGTTCCGGCCGCGCCAATGCCGGTCCACACCGCATAGGCGGTGCCCACCGGAAGGACGGTGAGCGCGCGTGTCAGCAGATAGACAAAAGCTGCGAGCAACACGAGCGAGACCAGCGACCAGCCAAGATTGGCGAAGCCGTTCGCTTTTTTCATCGACAGCGCCCAGGCCACATCGATGAGACCCGAGGCTACGAGATAGATCCAGCCTTGCCCGGTGGTCATCGCGACGCCTTAAGAAACGTCGTCGCAAGAACGTCGAGGCGAGCTTCAGCATCGGCGCGCGCAGTCGCGACATCCTCCGGGGATGCGACAGTCGGACCAATCGCAACAAAACTGACCTCGTTCAATCCGATGAACTTGAGGGCCTCGCGCAGATATGGCGTTGCGAGATCGGGCCGCCCACGGCTTGGACCATTGGCATAATCGCCGGCGCTGGACAGGATCACGAGCACCGGTTTGGACGGGAGCAATGGCGCATAACCCTTTGCCGGATCGAACGAGAAGGTCAGACCCGGCTGGGTGATCAGATCGATCCAGTGCTTGAGCTTG
The genomic region above belongs to Pseudorhodoplanes sinuspersici and contains:
- a CDS encoding DMT family transporter, with protein sequence MTTGQGWIYLVASGLIDVAWALSMKKANGFANLGWSLVSLVLLAAFVYLLTRALTVLPVGTAYAVWTGIGAAGTVIAGILLFSEPATAIRLFFICVVVAGIIGLQMTA
- a CDS encoding glutaminase, translating into MSPAPDLQTVVSDIADEMRQRRDRGQVATYIPELARVDAQAFGLVVIDNDGNVAAGGDSDTPFSIQSISKVFTLTLALGRIGDRLWRRVGREPSGSPFNSIVQLERERGIPRNPFINAGAIAVTDAIVSGHQPREALGDILRFMQFIADDPSIMIDDAVAASEQRTGFRNVALANYMKSFDVLDNPVDFTLGVYFHHCAIAMSCRQLATAGRFLAHLGRNPATGHLVVQPERARRINAIMLTCGHYDGSGEFAYRVGLPGKSGVGGGILAIAPGKASIAVWSPGLDDNGNSHLGRIALEALTKRMGWSIFGA